In Halobaculum limi, one DNA window encodes the following:
- a CDS encoding class I SAM-dependent methyltransferase, whose protein sequence is MTTETQADPINEQKLKELVETSLVDLGATVHAALAVVGDELGLYAALDDAGPLTSAELAEQTDTTERYVREWLRAQAAGKYVTYDPETDRYSLSPEQAYILSDKESPVFMPGAFQLVTSVAKIRPELRDAFRTGEGIGWHEHDEDVFHGTERFFGPSYGAFLTDWIEALDGVDETLRTGGRIVDVGCGHGAPTIRMAEAYPESRVVGVDYHEASIAVARERAETAGVADRVDFEVATASEYNGDDYDLVTMFNCFHDMGDPIGVAAHVRETLAADGSWMIVEPYADDRVEDNLTPFGRLAYSISTVACTPNSLSQDVGYGLGAQAGEEQTRTVVTEGGLTRFRRVAETPTSLVFEAKL, encoded by the coding sequence ATGACAACAGAAACGCAGGCAGATCCGATCAACGAACAGAAACTGAAAGAACTCGTGGAGACGTCGCTCGTCGACCTCGGTGCGACAGTCCACGCCGCGCTGGCGGTCGTCGGCGACGAACTCGGTCTCTATGCGGCACTGGACGACGCTGGACCGCTCACATCCGCTGAGTTAGCCGAGCAAACGGATACCACCGAACGTTACGTCCGCGAATGGTTGCGCGCGCAGGCCGCAGGCAAGTACGTCACCTACGACCCCGAGACTGACCGCTACAGTCTCTCTCCCGAGCAAGCGTACATTCTGTCTGACAAGGAGAGTCCCGTGTTTATGCCGGGAGCATTTCAGCTGGTCACGTCGGTCGCAAAAATCAGACCCGAACTCCGAGATGCGTTTCGGACGGGCGAGGGCATCGGCTGGCACGAACACGACGAGGACGTGTTCCACGGCACCGAACGGTTCTTCGGACCGTCATACGGGGCCTTCCTCACCGACTGGATCGAGGCGCTTGACGGCGTCGACGAGACGTTGAGGACGGGCGGCAGAATCGTCGACGTCGGCTGTGGACACGGCGCACCGACGATACGTATGGCCGAAGCGTACCCCGAATCGAGAGTCGTCGGCGTCGACTATCACGAGGCGTCTATCGCGGTGGCACGCGAGCGGGCGGAGACCGCTGGCGTCGCCGACCGTGTCGACTTCGAGGTGGCAACCGCGAGCGAGTACAACGGAGACGACTACGACCTCGTGACGATGTTCAACTGCTTCCACGATATGGGCGACCCCATCGGCGTTGCAGCCCACGTCCGGGAGACGCTCGCCGCCGACGGGTCGTGGATGATCGTCGAGCCCTACGCCGATGATCGGGTCGAAGACAACCTGACCCCGTTCGGTCGCTTGGCGTACTCGATCTCCACGGTGGCCTGCACACCGAACTCGTTGAGCCAGGACGTCGGCTACGGACTCGGTGCACAGGCAGGGGAAGAACAGACACGGACGGTCGTCACCGAAGGTGGGCTCACACGCTTCCGCCGCGTGGCTGAGACGCCGACGAGTCTGGTCTTCGAAGCCAAGCTATAG
- a CDS encoding FAD-dependent oxidoreductase, producing the protein MSRQGEQAAVIGAGMAGLLAARVLADAFDEVTVIEKDTFPDEASPRRGVPQGRHIHVMLEAGRSTLEDLFPGFRRDFLSAGGLEIDAARDVKFYAEGDFLAEGPHYLPHYAATRPLYEQLVRRNVSRLDGVTVRQGCRSVDYRIDETATTVEGVSFTNEQATVEELDTSLVVDATGRTSRTPAWLKRHGYTPPPVDEVYIDLAYSTLLLQRPPEDHRSFITTPSSSNPRAAGVLPVEGDRWVVTVAGVHGDHPPTDIDGFTEFASNLPAPDLEGLLEDHPRASDEIAHYPFPTNLRHRYEDLDHFPEGLVVIGDAIASFNPLYGQGMSVAALEAVLLHHILATGRLSDIGLRFFVRSTDVVDIAWMMAVGADFRFPQTTGPKPRSTDLTSRYLSRLNRKAHTDGVLRDAFMRVLMMERPPTTLFHPKIVWRVLKPTR; encoded by the coding sequence GTGAGCCGACAGGGCGAGCAGGCGGCGGTGATCGGGGCTGGGATGGCAGGGCTCCTCGCAGCCCGCGTCCTCGCCGACGCGTTCGATGAAGTCACTGTCATCGAGAAAGACACGTTCCCCGACGAAGCATCCCCTCGCCGAGGCGTTCCTCAGGGTCGTCATATCCACGTTATGTTGGAGGCCGGGCGATCCACACTAGAGGATCTGTTCCCAGGATTTCGACGAGACTTCCTCTCTGCGGGAGGGCTGGAAATCGATGCCGCGCGTGACGTCAAATTCTACGCTGAAGGCGATTTTCTCGCGGAGGGTCCCCACTATCTACCTCACTACGCTGCGACACGACCCCTATACGAACAGTTGGTACGGCGTAACGTTTCTCGCCTCGACGGAGTCACCGTACGACAGGGGTGCCGGTCCGTGGACTATCGGATAGACGAGACGGCGACAACTGTAGAGGGGGTCTCGTTCACGAACGAGCAAGCGACGGTAGAAGAACTCGACACGTCGTTGGTCGTCGACGCCACGGGCCGAACCAGCCGGACACCGGCCTGGCTGAAGAGACACGGGTACACGCCGCCACCCGTCGACGAGGTGTACATCGACCTCGCCTATAGTACGCTGCTTCTCCAGCGTCCGCCGGAGGACCACCGCTCGTTCATCACGACGCCTTCCTCGTCGAACCCTAGAGCTGCTGGTGTTCTCCCCGTCGAAGGAGACCGGTGGGTGGTTACGGTGGCCGGCGTGCACGGTGATCATCCGCCGACCGACATAGACGGCTTCACAGAGTTCGCATCGAATCTCCCCGCACCAGACCTCGAAGGGTTACTCGAAGACCACCCACGAGCGTCCGATGAGATCGCACATTACCCCTTTCCAACGAACTTGAGACATCGCTACGAAGACCTTGATCACTTCCCCGAGGGACTAGTCGTGATCGGCGACGCAATCGCCAGTTTCAATCCGTTATACGGACAGGGGATGTCGGTCGCCGCGCTCGAGGCCGTCCTTCTCCACCACATCCTCGCGACCGGTCGGCTCTCAGACATCGGTCTGCGGTTTTTCGTGCGGAGTACGGACGTGGTCGACATCGCTTGGATGATGGCAGTCGGGGCAGACTTTCGATTTCCTCAAACCACTGGCCCCAAACCTCGCAGTACCGACCTCACGAGCCGATATCTCTCCCGATTGAACCGCAAGGCGCACACAGACGGGGTGCTCCGAGACGCCTTTATGCGCGTGTTGATGATGGAACGACCGCCCACGACGTTGTTCCACCCGAAAATCGTGTGGCGTGTACTCAAGCCGACTCGGTGA
- a CDS encoding chorismate mutase: MSYEDTDDIDDLAEEPDELAEMSLDELREEIGDIDRELVELIARRTYVADTIAGVKERQDLPTTDETQEQAVMDRAGANAERFEVDSNLVKAIFRLLIELNKVEQRESR, encoded by the coding sequence ATGAGCTACGAGGACACCGACGACATCGACGACCTGGCGGAGGAACCGGACGAACTGGCGGAGATGAGTCTCGACGAACTTCGCGAAGAGATCGGTGACATCGACCGCGAACTCGTCGAACTGATCGCGCGGCGCACCTACGTCGCCGACACCATCGCGGGTGTGAAAGAGCGACAGGACCTCCCGACGACCGACGAGACCCAAGAGCAGGCCGTGATGGACCGGGCGGGCGCGAACGCCGAGCGGTTCGAGGTAGACTCGAACCTCGTGAAAGCGATCTTCCGGTTGCTCATCGAGTTGAACAAGGTCGAGCAGCGAGAGAGTAGGTAG
- a CDS encoding shikimate kinase, whose amino-acid sequence MDGRAAAPGAGTVVNALATGRGAAFAVDLETTATVMLDPDADEVTGEIAGAPDGDTRLIERCVERVVDRFGTGEGGHVRTDSEVPTAAGLKSSSAAANATVLATLSALGVEAANDPDADVTKTEACRVGVRAARDAGVTVTGAFDDASASMLGGVTVTDNTNDELLHRDDPFATHALVWTPPERAYSADADVSACERVAPMATLATDLALDGDYGRAMTVNGLAFSAALGFPTDPAVEAMADCDGVSLSGTGPSVVAVGDRADLKAVRRLWDDRDGETRLVETRETGARML is encoded by the coding sequence ATGGACGGACGCGCTGCCGCCCCGGGTGCCGGCACGGTCGTCAACGCCCTCGCGACGGGTCGCGGTGCCGCGTTCGCGGTGGACTTGGAGACGACCGCGACCGTGATGCTCGACCCCGACGCCGACGAGGTGACTGGCGAGATAGCTGGTGCGCCCGACGGCGACACTCGCTTGATCGAGCGATGCGTCGAACGCGTCGTCGACCGCTTCGGGACCGGCGAGGGCGGTCACGTCCGAACCGACAGCGAGGTGCCGACCGCCGCCGGACTCAAGAGTTCCAGCGCCGCCGCCAACGCGACGGTGCTGGCGACGCTGTCAGCGCTGGGCGTCGAGGCTGCGAACGACCCCGACGCCGACGTGACAAAGACGGAAGCGTGTCGCGTCGGCGTCCGCGCCGCCCGCGACGCCGGCGTCACCGTCACGGGCGCGTTCGACGACGCTTCGGCTTCGATGCTGGGCGGCGTCACCGTCACCGACAACACGAACGACGAGTTGCTACACCGCGACGACCCGTTCGCGACCCACGCGCTGGTATGGACGCCGCCCGAGCGAGCGTACTCCGCTGACGCCGACGTCAGCGCCTGCGAGCGTGTCGCGCCGATGGCGACGCTCGCCACCGACCTCGCACTCGATGGCGACTACGGCCGTGCGATGACGGTGAACGGCTTGGCGTTCTCGGCGGCGCTGGGCTTTCCCACCGACCCCGCAGTCGAGGCGATGGCCGACTGCGACGGCGTCTCGCTGTCTGGAACCGGCCCGAGCGTCGTCGCTGTCGGCGACCGTGCGGATCTGAAGGCGGTCAGACGCCTATGGGACGACCGCGACGGCGAGACGCGACTCGTCGAGACGCGCGAGACGGGCGCACGGATGCTGTGA
- a CDS encoding DUF5796 family protein encodes MSAPHRSDVAPASVSIALREEGVEVEYLDGRVTFYHGVPQRVEGTLTTAPGKESHVLVTDPTETEGVLLYVNDLKTHDDILEDTGVGRVILGEGEEEELFPGVTARRPGGQRTEIDADPEVAGGRVFVFVEDDWGEDSYEFVAAADDEASDGGDDADDADTEA; translated from the coding sequence ATGAGCGCGCCACACCGGAGCGACGTCGCCCCCGCGAGCGTCTCCATCGCTCTCCGAGAGGAGGGGGTGGAGGTGGAGTACCTCGACGGCCGGGTCACGTTCTACCACGGCGTCCCACAGCGAGTCGAGGGGACGCTGACGACAGCGCCGGGGAAAGAATCGCACGTCCTCGTCACCGACCCCACGGAGACGGAGGGCGTCCTCCTGTACGTGAACGACCTGAAGACCCACGACGACATCCTCGAGGACACCGGCGTCGGCCGCGTCATCCTCGGTGAGGGTGAGGAGGAGGAACTGTTCCCCGGCGTCACCGCGCGGCGACCGGGCGGCCAGCGCACGGAGATCGACGCCGATCCCGAGGTGGCCGGCGGGCGCGTGTTCGTGTTCGTCGAGGACGACTGGGGCGAGGACAGCTACGAGTTCGTCGCGGCAGCAGACGACGAGGCGAGCGACGGCGGCGACGACGCAGACGACGCCGACACGGAGGCGTGA
- a CDS encoding DUF7508 domain-containing protein yields the protein MSLRKAWRDLDRATVGAAPDRYGVYELGDADGESLGYAVGILADELREELAYGDAAKVRWTVAQSREHAERIADEQF from the coding sequence ATGAGCCTCCGAAAGGCGTGGCGCGACCTCGACCGGGCGACGGTCGGGGCCGCCCCGGATCGATACGGCGTCTACGAGTTGGGCGACGCCGACGGCGAGTCGCTCGGCTACGCGGTCGGCATCCTCGCCGACGAACTCCGCGAGGAGTTGGCCTACGGCGACGCCGCGAAGGTGCGATGGACGGTCGCGCAGTCTCGCGAGCACGCCGAACGGATCGCGGACGAACAGTTCTGA
- a CDS encoding DUF7128 family protein produces MVTETERDDMTWYQCDACGLLLDDREDAEEHEKHCDAEDPSYLQ; encoded by the coding sequence ATGGTCACGGAGACTGAGCGCGACGACATGACGTGGTACCAGTGCGACGCGTGCGGCCTCCTGCTAGACGATCGCGAGGACGCAGAAGAACACGAAAAACACTGCGACGCGGAGGACCCCTCGTACCTCCAGTAG
- a CDS encoding S1C family serine protease, protein MPSRRTFLASVASAATVATAGCVQVGSTDSAPAASEESAGEAATAGSNAAAVSQSSATQTDVYRSTVGSVVGVLNYGATGPQGSGSGFVAGDGYVVTNQHVVAGADDVKLRFEGNEWRDARIVGTDAYSDLAVLRAQDRPESATPLSWVDTDPEPPIGTPVMAIGSPFGFSGSASTGIISGIDRVLSAPNNFTVADSVQTDAALNPGNSGGPIVTYDGRVVAVAARGGGDNLGFGVSAALSKRVVPALASDGEYDHSFMGVRLLEVTPTIAEAYGLDDVGGVLMIEVVDDGPAAGTLQGTDGQTSVDGVSVPTGGDVVVGIGGRSVEVQADLSNYLALETSPGDTVQFTIVRDGREQTVEFELGERPTPGV, encoded by the coding sequence ATGCCATCACGACGGACGTTTCTCGCTAGTGTAGCGAGTGCGGCGACGGTCGCTACCGCTGGCTGTGTGCAGGTCGGGTCGACCGACTCCGCGCCGGCCGCGAGCGAGGAGTCGGCGGGTGAAGCGGCGACCGCTGGATCGAACGCGGCCGCCGTCTCACAGTCGTCCGCGACGCAGACTGACGTGTACCGCTCGACGGTCGGGTCGGTCGTGGGCGTCCTCAATTACGGTGCGACGGGGCCACAGGGGAGTGGCTCCGGGTTCGTCGCCGGCGACGGCTACGTCGTCACTAACCAGCACGTCGTCGCGGGCGCGGACGACGTGAAACTCCGATTCGAGGGGAACGAGTGGCGAGACGCCCGTATCGTCGGTACGGACGCCTACTCCGATCTGGCCGTGTTGCGCGCGCAAGACCGTCCCGAGTCGGCTACGCCGCTGTCGTGGGTCGACACGGACCCGGAACCACCCATCGGCACGCCGGTGATGGCTATCGGGTCGCCGTTCGGCTTCAGCGGCTCTGCGTCCACGGGCATCATCTCCGGAATCGACCGCGTCCTCTCGGCGCCGAACAACTTCACCGTCGCCGACTCCGTCCAGACGGACGCCGCGCTCAACCCCGGCAACTCCGGCGGCCCCATCGTCACGTACGACGGGCGCGTCGTCGCCGTCGCGGCCCGAGGCGGCGGTGACAACCTCGGCTTCGGCGTCTCGGCGGCGCTCTCGAAGCGGGTCGTCCCCGCCCTCGCCAGCGACGGTGAGTACGATCACTCGTTTATGGGTGTCCGTCTCCTCGAAGTGACGCCCACTATCGCCGAAGCGTACGGCCTCGACGACGTCGGCGGCGTCCTGATGATCGAAGTAGTGGACGACGGCCCCGCGGCGGGCACCTTGCAGGGCACGGACGGACAGACGTCGGTCGATGGCGTCTCGGTTCCGACTGGCGGCGACGTCGTCGTCGGCATCGGCGGCCGATCGGTCGAGGTACAGGCCGACCTCTCGAACTACCTCGCGCTTGAGACGTCGCCCGGTGACACGGTCCAGTTCACCATCGTCCGCGATGGTCGCGAGCAGACCGTCGAGTTCGAACTCGGCGAGCGACCCACCCCCGGAGTCTGA
- a CDS encoding acyl-CoA thioesterase gives MTELILPNDTNNLGRALGGAVLHWMDICGAIAAMRFSSRQCVTASMDHVDFIAPIDLGEVAVVEAYVFNTGRTSVDVKVDVRAENPKTGEERQTTTSFLTFVALDGDGRPTPVPDVTCPTPEEEALRQEATEERRNQLEHVADRLD, from the coding sequence ATGACCGAACTCATCCTCCCGAACGACACGAACAACCTCGGGCGGGCGCTCGGTGGTGCCGTCCTCCACTGGATGGACATCTGTGGGGCTATCGCTGCAATGCGCTTCTCTAGCCGCCAGTGCGTCACGGCGTCGATGGACCACGTCGACTTCATCGCGCCCATCGACTTGGGCGAGGTAGCGGTCGTGGAGGCGTACGTCTTCAACACCGGGCGCACGAGCGTCGACGTGAAGGTGGACGTGCGTGCAGAGAACCCCAAGACGGGCGAGGAACGACAGACGACGACGTCGTTTCTCACGTTCGTCGCCCTCGACGGCGACGGCCGGCCGACGCCGGTGCCAGACGTGACCTGTCCCACGCCGGAGGAGGAGGCGCTTCGACAGGAGGCGACCGAGGAACGTCGCAACCAGTTGGAACACGTCGCAGACCGGTTGGACTAG
- a CDS encoding bifunctional nuclease family protein — MDHEAEIAGIGVGSGPNGEEVPAVVLLVREEYLPIFVTVDQARSIRGGLAGQSFDRPLTHDLLVEMVTEFGGAVDSVRIDDLSDGTFYGKLRAERYVDGEPEQFTFDARPSDCLAIAVRLECPILVSDEVVDAAGQPPETVDIDDDTAPPRGPDAHDPERSESSDRDDDYRYR, encoded by the coding sequence ATGGACCACGAGGCCGAGATCGCGGGCATCGGCGTGGGGTCGGGCCCGAACGGCGAGGAGGTCCCGGCGGTCGTCCTCCTCGTGCGCGAGGAGTATCTCCCGATATTCGTGACCGTCGACCAGGCGCGCTCGATTCGCGGCGGACTCGCGGGGCAGTCGTTCGACCGCCCACTGACCCACGATCTGCTCGTGGAGATGGTGACGGAGTTCGGCGGCGCAGTCGACTCGGTCCGCATCGACGACCTGTCGGACGGCACCTTCTACGGGAAGCTTCGGGCAGAACGCTACGTCGACGGCGAACCAGAGCAGTTCACCTTCGACGCCCGCCCGAGCGACTGCCTCGCCATCGCCGTCCGCTTGGAGTGTCCGATCCTTGTCAGCGACGAGGTGGTCGACGCGGCCGGCCAACCGCCGGAGACGGTCGACATCGACGACGACACCGCGCCGCCGCGCGGCCCCGACGCCCACGACCCCGAACGCTCGGAGTCGTCCGACCGCGACGACGACTACCGCTACCGCTGA
- a CDS encoding TraB/GumN family protein yields MARVSRDARTADPPDASPAPGGTPQPSNPRGEGSVRVVGTAHVSQASVDEVEQTVAEEHPDVVAVELDEGRFRQMKGETPDDLDPGDLLQGNTVFQFLAYWMLSYVQTRMGERFDIDPGAELLAAVDAAEERGISVALVDRDIQTTIQRFWASLSLLEKLRMVGALAFGVTDPRVAGITFGLVVGVLLGPAVGLFGGSVGITGAVLTRVGVGALVGAVAGYLTYRARAGTSGGDEAVGTTTLALAAAVAVGVGGAVVATGVGVATVAGVLPGTLLTLAGSLALGLVGGLAVGAVAAVAIDALGIAAATESDELEEFDPDELTDTDVVTAMMEEFRQFSPGGAAALIDERDAYIAHQLVGLRNEGYDVVAVVGAGHRAGIESYLESPETLPPMDSLIGTAKSGGIPWGKIAAFGISAAFIAFFLLLAMAGVRNEQLLTLFAAWFLINGVFAAGLAKLAGARWRSAGVGGAVAWMTSVNPLLAPGWFTGYMELRHLTVNVADIGTLNELLSDETRPIRDIVSDMLDVPLFRLIVVVAATNIGSVIASVLFAAYVVPVFAGSLDASITDLMIQGARESARLIWGAVA; encoded by the coding sequence GTGGCTCGCGTGAGCCGCGACGCGCGGACCGCAGACCCGCCCGACGCATCTCCCGCACCGGGCGGGACGCCACAGCCCTCCAATCCGCGCGGCGAGGGGAGCGTTCGCGTCGTCGGGACGGCACACGTCTCGCAGGCCTCCGTCGACGAGGTCGAACAGACGGTCGCCGAGGAACACCCCGACGTCGTCGCGGTCGAACTCGACGAGGGGCGCTTCCGACAGATGAAGGGTGAGACACCGGACGACCTCGACCCCGGCGACCTCCTCCAGGGCAACACCGTCTTCCAGTTTCTCGCGTACTGGATGCTCTCGTACGTCCAGACGCGGATGGGTGAGCGGTTCGACATCGACCCCGGCGCAGAACTGCTCGCGGCCGTCGACGCCGCCGAGGAGCGCGGCATCTCGGTCGCACTCGTCGACCGCGACATCCAGACGACCATCCAGCGGTTCTGGGCGAGTCTCTCGCTGTTGGAGAAGTTGCGGATGGTCGGCGCACTCGCGTTCGGCGTCACCGACCCCCGTGTCGCCGGCATCACGTTCGGCCTCGTCGTCGGCGTCCTGCTAGGTCCAGCGGTCGGCTTGTTCGGCGGGAGCGTCGGCATCACCGGCGCAGTCCTCACCCGCGTCGGCGTCGGCGCACTCGTCGGCGCCGTCGCTGGCTACCTCACGTACCGCGCACGGGCCGGGACAAGCGGCGGTGATGAGGCGGTCGGGACGACGACACTCGCTCTCGCGGCGGCCGTCGCGGTCGGCGTCGGCGGTGCCGTCGTCGCAACGGGTGTCGGCGTCGCCACGGTAGCGGGCGTCCTTCCCGGGACGCTCCTCACGCTCGCTGGGAGCCTCGCACTCGGTCTCGTCGGCGGCCTCGCGGTCGGTGCGGTGGCGGCCGTCGCCATCGACGCACTCGGCATCGCCGCTGCGACGGAGAGCGACGAGTTGGAGGAGTTCGACCCCGACGAACTCACCGACACCGATGTCGTGACGGCGATGATGGAGGAGTTCCGCCAGTTCTCGCCCGGCGGCGCGGCGGCGCTCATCGACGAGCGTGACGCGTACATCGCCCACCAACTCGTCGGCCTCAGGAACGAGGGGTACGACGTGGTCGCCGTCGTCGGCGCGGGCCACCGCGCGGGCATCGAGTCGTACCTCGAGTCGCCGGAGACGCTCCCGCCGATGGACTCGCTCATCGGCACCGCGAAGTCGGGCGGCATTCCGTGGGGGAAGATCGCTGCGTTCGGCATCTCCGCGGCGTTCATCGCCTTCTTCCTCCTGTTGGCGATGGCTGGCGTCCGCAACGAGCAACTGCTGACGCTGTTCGCCGCGTGGTTCCTCATCAACGGCGTGTTCGCCGCGGGCCTCGCCAAACTCGCTGGCGCACGCTGGCGCTCTGCGGGCGTCGGCGGCGCAGTCGCGTGGATGACCTCAGTGAATCCGCTGCTCGCGCCGGGGTGGTTCACGGGGTACATGGAACTGCGACACCTGACCGTGAACGTCGCCGACATCGGGACGCTCAACGAACTGCTCTCCGACGAGACGCGACCGATCCGTGATATCGTCTCGGACATGCTCGACGTGCCGCTGTTCCGCCTCATCGTCGTCGTCGCGGCGACGAACATCGGGAGCGTCATCGCGTCGGTGCTGTTCGCCGCGTACGTCGTCCCCGTCTTCGCAGGGAGTCTCGACGCCAGTATCACCGACCTGATGATCCAGGGCGCGCGTGAGTCTGCGCGACTCATCTGGGGGGCCGTCGCGTGA
- a CDS encoding metalloprotease: MSGASLTGTVRRLTFSGRELRDFLLAWVALSVAFTVFFAGGGTTVINNLALGAYGTLGGLFVVSLLTAGVAFLLHELAHKVVAVRYGQRAAFRADYGMLFLAVVAATAGFLFAAPGAVHHQGRITQRQNGLIALAGPVVNLVLAVVFAPLLLLGLAGFSGILLTVGTYGVAVNLLLAAFNLIPFGPLDGATVRAWSTPVWLGVFIPSAVVAVLFAFMLI; encoded by the coding sequence GTGAGCGGCGCCAGCCTCACGGGGACGGTCCGCAGGCTCACCTTCAGCGGGCGCGAACTACGCGACTTCCTGCTGGCGTGGGTGGCGCTGTCGGTCGCGTTCACCGTCTTCTTCGCCGGCGGCGGAACGACGGTCATCAACAACCTCGCGCTCGGCGCGTACGGCACGCTCGGCGGCCTGTTCGTCGTGAGCCTCCTCACCGCTGGCGTGGCGTTCCTCCTGCACGAACTCGCACACAAGGTCGTCGCGGTGCGCTACGGCCAGCGGGCGGCGTTCCGCGCCGACTACGGGATGCTCTTCCTCGCGGTCGTCGCCGCGACGGCTGGCTTCCTGTTCGCCGCGCCCGGCGCGGTCCACCACCAGGGACGGATCACCCAGCGACAGAACGGCCTCATCGCGCTGGCGGGCCCAGTCGTCAACCTCGTGCTCGCAGTCGTGTTCGCGCCGTTGCTCCTCCTCGGCCTCGCCGGATTCTCGGGAATCCTGCTCACCGTCGGCACGTACGGCGTCGCGGTGAACCTCCTCTTGGCGGCGTTCAACCTCATCCCGTTCGGCCCACTCGACGGCGCGACCGTCCGGGCGTGGTCGACGCCGGTGTGGCTGGGCGTGTTCATTCCGAGCGCTGTGGTGGCAGTGTTGTTCGCGTTTATGCTCATTTGA
- the purM gene encoding phosphoribosylformylglycinamidine cyclo-ligase translates to MGDDPAHGDGADADGEDTDDQLTYADAGVDIDASEAATAALVSAVGAGDAEGSDYAGLLDIGDRYLALATDGVGTKLLVAEALSDYSTVGIDCIAMNANDLVAAGVDPVAFVDYLAVEEPDETFSEQVGAGLREGADRAGVELVGGETAVMPDVIKGLDLAGTCAGLAAKDAVFDGEAEPGDALVGWASSGIHSNGLTLAREAATRDHAYTDPCPFDGYDTVGEALLEPTRIYADLLGPMRDHGVHGAAHVTGGGWTNLERLGEFHYDVTDPWPVQPVFEFVQSEGNVADEEMHRTFNMGTGFVAALDPAQAESLAEATDGRVIGTVEEGDGVSIRGLDL, encoded by the coding sequence ATGGGAGACGACCCCGCGCACGGCGACGGCGCGGACGCAGACGGCGAGGACACCGACGACCAACTGACCTACGCGGACGCCGGCGTCGACATCGACGCCAGCGAGGCCGCGACCGCGGCGCTCGTCTCGGCTGTCGGCGCGGGCGACGCCGAGGGGAGCGACTACGCGGGCCTCCTCGACATCGGCGACCGCTATCTCGCCTTGGCGACCGACGGCGTCGGGACGAAACTGCTCGTGGCGGAGGCGCTCTCCGACTACTCGACGGTCGGCATCGACTGCATCGCGATGAACGCGAACGATCTGGTCGCCGCCGGCGTCGACCCGGTCGCGTTCGTCGACTACCTCGCAGTCGAGGAACCCGACGAGACGTTCTCCGAGCAAGTCGGCGCTGGCTTGCGCGAGGGCGCAGACCGCGCGGGCGTCGAACTCGTCGGCGGCGAGACGGCCGTGATGCCCGACGTGATCAAAGGACTCGACCTGGCGGGTACCTGCGCCGGCCTCGCCGCGAAAGACGCCGTCTTCGACGGCGAAGCAGAACCCGGTGACGCGCTGGTTGGGTGGGCCTCCTCGGGCATCCACTCGAATGGCCTGACGCTCGCTCGTGAGGCGGCCACCCGCGACCACGCGTACACCGACCCGTGCCCGTTCGACGGCTACGACACCGTCGGGGAGGCGCTCCTCGAACCCACGCGCATCTACGCCGACCTGCTCGGCCCGATGCGCGACCACGGCGTCCACGGCGCGGCCCACGTCACGGGCGGCGGGTGGACCAACCTCGAACGCCTCGGTGAGTTCCACTACGACGTGACCGACCCGTGGCCGGTTCAGCCTGTGTTCGAGTTCGTGCAATCGGAGGGCAACGTCGCCGACGAGGAGATGCACCGCACGTTCAACATGGGGACCGGGTTCGTCGCGGCGCTCGACCCGGCACAGGCCGAGTCGCTGGCCGAGGCGACCGACGGGCGTGTGATCGGCACCGTCGAGGAGGGAGACGGCGTCTCCATCCGCGGCCTCGACCTGTAA